The proteins below are encoded in one region of Xenopus laevis strain J_2021 chromosome 8L, Xenopus_laevis_v10.1, whole genome shotgun sequence:
- the jmjd7-pla2g4b.L gene encoding cytosolic phospholipase A2 delta yields MNRMPSLTAQKEEASVFELSVRILQAQNIHTSDTATNPDCYVCLELPTALAEKKRTKTVWNCTDPVWDETFHFRIHSLIKNILEVSLHDEDISTADDHLLTVSYDLGNVPLNKTVLERFILNKERNEELQVEFHIVSIPGTHKKVITNGVLVCPKMAEIEVQVEKQKYKKKLELELTVLGSYEKSHSLFIPKNYTNSNVNETFAFHYPRDLGTEFTASLNRVYSSLDVTFTNETANDTLSQSTLPLTLISSDNNINVQLLATEGKTLGIQLNMKECPEKLDVRLGFNLCDQEKIFLHKRQKVVAEAMKKVLQLKGDLVGEEVPVVAIMATGGGARAMSCLYSNLFALKKMGLLDCVTYIAGASGSTWTMSNLYEDPEWSQNELSEFIHNAKEQVTRTKTKTFSMERLKYYHKELRQAAMEGQKTSFTDLWGLMIESMFHNGKNESKLSDQQAALQNGQNPLPIYLAINVKQHEISTLDFKEWCEFTPYEVGLLKYGASIRTEDFGSEFYMGRLMKKNPEPRICYLQGLWGNVFSLNLIDTWYLTTQVETFWDHWGKDKTNDLDENELRIRKESAHMKTHLFTPPSTFSSILKGILTNRPIDGEQQNFLRGLHLHKDYIHQSQFCTWKDTDLDSVPNKLTPLEENLCLVDAGYFINASFPPLLKPERKVDIIISFDYTLETPLMAVEQTCKYCTTQGIGFPSVSLGEEEKSHHKECYCFVDDDNPHAPIVLHFPLVNDTFRKYKEPGVLRSEEDMPEGDVDVSGYSPYFLTNFTYSECDFDKLMKLTQYNIENNSSTILEALHTAVERRKSKNTFSQMQQTPVKAQQQ; encoded by the exons ATGAACAGAATGCCATCTTTAACTGCACAGAAG GAAGAAGCATCTGTATTTGAATTATCTGTAAGGATTCTACAAGCTCAGAATATCCACACATCAGATACTG CTACCAATCCAGATTGCTATGTGTGCCTTGAGCTTCCAACAGCTCTTgcagaaaagaaaagaacaaagacTGTCTGGAATTGTACAGATCCTGTGTGGGATGAAACATTTCACTTCAGAATCCATAGTCTTATAAAA AACATCCTAGAAGTGTCGTTGCATGATGAAGACATTAGCACTGCAGATGACCATCTTCTCACTGTGAGCTATGACCTGGGCAATGTTCCACTTAATAAAACTGTGCTGGAGAGGTTTATTCTGAACAAAGAG agaAATGAAGAACTTCAGGTAGAATTCCATATTGTGAGCAT ACCAGGAACACATAAGAAAGTTATAACTAATGGAGTACTAGTG TGTCCtaagatggctgaaattgaagtccAAGTAGAGAAGCAAAAGTATAAAA AGAAATTAGAGCTGGAGCTAACAGTGTTGGGCTCTTATGAGAAATCACACAGCCTATTCATTCCTAAAAATTATACCAATTCCAATGTGAATGAAACCTTCGCCTTTCATTACCCAAGAGACTTGGGAACGGAATTCACAGCCAGCTTGAACAGAGTGTACTCATCTTTGGATGTCACATTT ACGAATGAAACTGCAAATGACACGTTGAGCCAGAGCACATTGCCACTTACTTTAATTTCTTCAGACAATAACATTAACGTCCAACTGCTGGCAACAGAG GGCAAGACTCTGGGAATTCAACTTAATATGAAAGAATG TCCAGAGAAGCTCGATGTGCGTCTAGGCTTCAATCTGTGTGACCAGGAGAAGATATTTCTTCATAAGAGACAAAAGGTGGTAGCTGAGGCAATGAAGAAAGTTCTTCAGTTAAAAGGAGATTTGGTAGGAGAGGAG GTTCCTGTTGTGGCTATCATGGCGACAGGAGGAGGAGCTCGAGCAATGTCTTGTCTTTACAGCAATCTGTTTGCTTTAAAGAAGATGGGCCTTTTGGATTGTGTCACTTATATTGCAGGGGCTTCTGGATCAACATG GACAATGAGTAATCTTTATGAGGATCCTGAATGGTCACAGAATGAGCTGTCAGAATTTATTCATAATGCAAAGGAACAAGTCACCAGAACAAAAACAAAGACATTTTCCATGGAGCGTCTGAAATATTATCACAAAGAACTGCGACAAGCAGCCATGGAAGGCCAGAAAACGTCTTTTACAGATCTATGGGGCTTAATGATTGAATCAATGTTCCACAATGGG aAGAACGAGAGCAAGCTTTCTGATCAACAAGCTGCACTTCAAAATGGCCAGAACCCTCTACCGATTTATTTAGCAATAAATGTTAAGCAGCATGAAATTAGCACACTGGATTTCAAAG AATGGTGTGAATTCACCCCATATGAAGTGGGGCTTCTGAAGTATGGTGCCTCAATCCGCACTGAGGACTTTGGGAGTGAGTTCTACATGGGGAGACTGATGAAGAAGAACCCAGAGCCCCGTATCTGCTACTTGCAAG GTTTGTGGGGAAATGTATTCTCTTTGAATCTGATAGACACCTGGTATCTCACCACACAAGTGGAAACCTTCTGGGACCATTGGGGCAAAGACAAAACCAACGATTTAG ATGAAAATGAATTACGAATAAGGAAGGAATCAGCACATATGAAAACTCACCTGTTCACTCCTCCGAGCACCTTTAGTTCTATTCTAAAAGGAATATTGACCAACAGGCCAATTGATGGGGAACAACAGAACTTTCTCAGAGGATTGCACTTACACAAGGACTATATCCATCAGTCTCAGTTTTGCACATGGAAAG ATACTGATTTGGATTCCGTTCCCAACAAGCTCACCCCACTGGAAGAGAATTTGTGTCTTGTGGATGCTGGTTATTTTATCAATGCTAGCTTCCCTCCTCTTTTGAAACCAGAAAGGAAGGTGGACATCATCATATCTTTTGACTACACTCTAGAAACACCACTCATG GCAGTAGAACAGACCTGCAAATATTGTACAACACAAGGTATTGGGTTCCCTAGTGTGTCACTGGGAGAGGAAGAAAAGAGTCACCATAAAGAGTGCTATTGTTTTGTAGATGATGACAACCCTCATGCGCCAATAGTGCTCCACTTTCCCCTGGTAAATGACACCTTCAGAAAATACAAAGAACCCG GTGTTCTGCGATCAGAAGAAGACATGCCTGAAGGAGATGTGGATGTTTCTGGGTATTCCCCCTATTTTTTGACAAACTTTACCTACAGTGAGTGTGACTTTGACAAGCTGATGAAACTGACTCAGTATAATATTGAGAACAACAGCAGCACTATCCTGGAGGCCCTGCATACAGCTGTAGAGAGACGGAAGTCCAAGAATACCTTTAGCCAAATGCAGCAAACACCAGTGAAAGCTCagcaacaataa